The DNA region TTTCCAAAAATAAGTACTTTTTTACCTTTTTTGTATTTTTCTATGATTATCTCAGCTGCTTTTTTAATATCAGAAATCAAATATTCTTCTACAAGTTTTAAAGTAAAATCATGCTTCCTAAGCCGTGCTTTTATTCTCTCTTCCATTATTGCCTTCCCACCCCTTTGTATATAAATCCCATATTTTTAATAATTTGGGGATCAAGTAGATTTACACCGTCAATTATTATGGGAGCTTTCATCACCCTCTTTATTTTTAAAAAATCCAATTCTTTAAATTCTTTCCATCCCGTGAGGATAACAAGACAATTAGAATCTTGAGCTACATCATAGGGATTATCACAGTATTCAACATCATTAATTTCTTTTTTGGCCTCTTCCATTCCTAAGGGATCAGAGGCTTTGATTTTTGCCCCATCATTTTTAAGCACTTTTGTAATCCTTAAAGCTAAAGAATTTCTTACATCATTTGTATCAGGTTTAAACGTGAGTCCTAATACTCTTATAATTTGTCCGTCCAAAAATTCTCCTAAGAAAGACTTAATCTTATAAATAATTTGTCTTATTTGATGTTCATTCTTTTCAAGAATACTTATAAGTAAATTAGGTTGATAACCTTGTTTTTCTGCCATTTTGATAAGTCCCATGAGATCTTTTCCTAAGCATGGTCCTCCAAAGCCAATTCCAGGCTGTAAGTAATCCTTGCCTATTCTTTTGTCATACTTCATTCCTTCTATCACTTCCTGTATATCAATTCCGAATCTTTCTGCGATATTTGCAATCTCATTTATGAAAGATATTCTCATGGCAAGAAAGGCATTAGATGCGTATTTTATTAGTATAGCTGCATTAGGTGATGTTATAATAAAGGGTGCGTTTAAAGGAGAGAAAAGTTTTTTTAACTCTTCTATGGTTTCAGGGTTTTCTGCTCCTATAACTATCCGAGATGGATTATAAAAATCATATACTGCATTTCCTTCTCTCAAAAATTCAGGGATAAAGGCTATCTCAAAGTCTTGATTTTTCTTTTTTCCATAGTTTTCAAATATCTGATTTATTTTTTCCAAGGTTCCTATCGGAATAGTGCTTTTAATAGCTATTATTTTTTTATCTTTTAAATTCTTGGCAAGGCTTTCAGAAACCGATATTACTTGAGATAAATCTACACTTCCATCTTCTTTTGGGGGAGTATTTACACATATAAAAATTATTTCTGAATTTGAGATAAGTTCTTGAATATCTTTAGTGAATTTTATCCTATTTTTTTCTATATTTCTTCTTAACAGTTCATCTATGTCCTTTTCTTTAATTGGAGAAATACCTTTTCTCAACTGCTCAATCTTTTCGTCGTCTATATCAAGACATATTACTTGGTTTCCAAAATCAACAAGACCAAGCACTATTACCAGACCTATGTATCCTATTCCTATAATGCCTATCTTTTTCAACGCTTCCTCCTTTAAATAGGTTTTCTTAAAAATTTTATCATAAAAATCTTAACTTTTCTTATTTATCTTCCACTCTTGCTTATATGGGGAGATAGTTCTTAATTTTTCTATGATTCTTTCCAAGACATCAAGGGTATAATTAAGATCCTCTTTGGTGGTATATAATCCGAGGGTAAATCTTATGGAGCCATGGGCAAGTTCAATAGGTACATTAATTGCAGAAAGAACATGGGATGGCTCTAAGGAACTGGAACTGCATGCAGATCCTGTAGAGACCTCAACCCCCTCTAAATCTAAATGAAGAAGAATAGATTCTCCCTCTACATAAGCAAAACTAAAGTTTATATTATTAGGAAGTCGATTTGATCTGGGACCATTTAAATAAACATCTGAAATCCTTTTTTCTACCTCTCTTATGAAATAATCTCTAAGCTCTGTTAATCTTTCTATCTCTTTATCCATTTCCAGAATTGCTAACTCTATAGCTTTTCCCATACCTATAATTCCTGCTACGTTTTCTGTTCCAGCTCTCTTATTGTTTTCTTGTGATCCTCCATGAATTAATGGATGAATTTTTGTGCCTTTTCTTATGTATAAGGCTCCTACTCCTTTGGGACCATAAAATTTGTGGGCAGAAATGGAAAGAAGGTCCACCCCTAATTCATCCACATTTACAGGTATATGTCCTACGGTCTGTACCGCATCGGTATGAAAGTAGATATCATATTCTTTAGCAATCTTTGAAAGTTCTTGGATGGGTTCAATAGTTCCTATTTCGTTATTGGCATGCATTATAGATATCAATATGGTATCTTTTCTTAAAGCTTTTTTAAGATCATCTGGATCCACAAAGCCCTCTCTGTCGACAGGAAGATAAGTTATTTCAAACCCTAATTTTTCAAGAAAATGGCATGGTTCTAATACTGCATGATGCTCAACTTTACTTGTGATTATATGTTTTCCTTTGGTTGATAAAGCAAAAGCAACCCCCTTGATAGCCATATTGTTTGATTCTGTTCCTCCGCTGGTAAAAATTATTTCGTCAGATTTTGCCCCTATGGCTTTTGCTATTTTTTCTCTTGCTTCCTCAATGGCAGTTCTTGTTTCTCTTCCAAAATGGTGAATACTGGATGGATTTCCGAATTTTTCCTTTAAGAATGGTTTCATTGCTTCATATACTTCTTTTCTTAAGGGAGTTGTAGCTGCATAGTCTAAATATACTTCTCTTTTCATTTAATTTACCTCCTTTTTTATAAAGAATTGACTAAGATACAAAAAAGTATTATAAAAATTATACTAAAATAGTCGGAAAAATAAAAAGAGGGATTAAAATGTTGAGATATACGGATATAGTATTGGAACATTTTAAAAACCCCAGAAATGTAGGAGTCATAGAAGATCCTGATGGATATGCTATAGAAGGAAGTCCTGCTTGTGGGGATCAAATTGTAGTTTATATAAAGGTTGATCCCAATACAAAAGTCATAACTGACATAAAGTTTCAGTCTTTTGGTTGTGCCTCAAATATAGCTACAGGTTCTATGATGACGGAGATGGTAAAGGGGAAAACTATTGAAGAAGCTTTAAAACTTACTTGGAAGGATGTGGTAGATGCTTTAGGAGGGCTTCCTCCTGTAAAATTACACTGTTCAGTTCTTGCAATAGATGGTCTTAAAGCAGCAATTAGAAATTATTTGGGAGAAAAAACTGAAGGAAAACTGAGTAAAGAAGAGGTAGTCAATGTTTTATCCAATGTTTTATATCCCAGCTTGGCTGTAGATATAGTAACTTTGAAACTTTTAAATTTTTTAAAAATTACAGAGAAAGGAAAAGTTATTATTGAGCTATTATTAGGTGAGGAAGATCCTTTTAAGGAGCATATCAAAGAGGAGATTGTTGAGAAGTTATCAAAAATAAATGGAGTTAAGGAGGTTGAAGTGAATTTTGTCAAGTAAAAGTTATTTACCGTCACTTATATGTTTGATAAAAATATTATCATGAAGAGTTTGGATGTTTCTTTAGTGATACCAGTCAAAGACGAAGAAGTTACTTTAGAAGCCTTATATGAAAGAATCACAGAAGTATTAGAAGGGTTAAATCTTACTTTTGAAATTATTTTTATTGATGATGGAAGCACTGATCAGTCTTTTGATATTATGAAAAAGCTATCTCAGAGGGATTCAAGGGTTAAGGTTGTGAAATTTAGAAAAAACTTTGGAAAAGCTGCAGCTCTTTCTTGTGGGTTTGAAAAGGCAAGGGAAAATATTGTTATAACTATGGATGCTGATTTTCAGGATGATCCAAAAGAAATTCCCAAATTTATTGACTTGATTAACAATGGTTATGATGTGGTTTCTGGCTGGAAAAAAATAGAAAAGATCCTTTGAGTAAAAGACTTCCTTCAAAGATATTTAATAAAATTACTGCTTGGCTTACAGGTGTAAATATTCATGACTTTAATTGTGGATTTAAAGCCTATAGAAATGAGGTTATAAGAAATCTTGAGGTATATGGGGAACTTTACAGATATATTCCTGCTCTTTCTCATAGTAAAGAATTCAAAATTGGTAAGGTAGTAGTAGAACATCATCCGAGGGTTTATGGAAAGTCAAAATATGGATGGGAAAGATTAATAAAGGGATTTTTAGACCTATTTACGGTAGTGTTTCTTAAAAGATTTTTGAGGTGTCCTATGCACTTTTTTGGTGGTGTTGGATTAATATTTTTCTTTTTAGGGTTTCTCATAAACTTGGGACTCACCATATACAAATATACTACTGGTGTTCTCATAGGAAATAGACCGCTACTTCTTTTTGGAGTACTTTTAATGATTTTAGGAGTTCAATTTTTATCTATAGGTCTTCTTGGAGAGATGATAAATAATGTTACTCATGGAAGAAAAAAGGAATATCTGATTTCAGAGGAGATTGGTTTTGAGTAATGTATATTTTAAGGTCATCATTGATGAGATTCCAAGGCTTCTTGGACTTTTAGATAAGAACCCTATATAAGTCCTACTTTTGGTTCTTTTGATAGAAACTATCGGCATTATAATATTTCTGACTTTTCCTGTGCCAGATTTCAAGAGGCGACTTTGACTTTGGCTTTGCTATATCTTTTGAATTACGATAATAATCCTTATTATAACTCAGAGGATATTTTGAAATTTATTAACGGGGGAGTTAATTTTTGGTGCAAAATCCAGAGGAAAAATGGATCTTTTGATGAATGGTATCCTTATGAGGGTAGTTTTGTAGCAACTGCTTTTTCTACTTGTGCTATTTCAGAGGTTTTACTTCTTTTAAAGGAAAAGATAGCAAATTTTGACAATTCTTTAAGATGTATTAAAAAGGCGGTGGATTTTCTTTCTAAAAATGTAGACTATACTGCTTGCAATCAAGAAGCAGGTGCTATTCTTGCTATATATAATTGCTATTTGCTCACCTCGGAGAGTAAATATAGGGATTTGGCTTATAAAAGACTAAATGATCTCTCTAAATTACAGAAGGAAGAAGGATGGTTTCCCGAGTATGGAGGACCTGATATAGGTTATTTATCTCTTACCATAGACTACCTTGCTAAGGTTTACGAAAAGTCTAATTGGGATCTTGCAAAAGAAATGCTAACTAAAGCTATAGATTTTTTATATTATTTTTCCCATCCTGACGGGAGCTTTGGTGCAGAATATGGCTCAAGAAATACTAAATATATAATTCCTTCTGGAATAGAATTTATAGCTCCATGGAATAGGAAAGCTGGATATATAGCTTTCAATTTGAGAAGAGCCCTTTTTGAGAAAAAAACCATAGGACCATATAATTTAGATGATAGATACCTTGCTTATATTGGTTATACTTATCTTCAAGCATCTTTATATTTTAGAGAGGATTTAGAGGTTGAAGAAAGAGGTCATGTAGACAAATATTTTGAGGAAAGTGGAATATGGGTTTTCTCTAATAGCAGTTTTTATCTTGTTTCAAATTTCAAAAAGGGTGGAGTCTTAAAGGTTAATTTCAAAAATGGCAGTTCTTTTAAAGATAAGTGGGATTATTTTAAAAACTAAAAACAAAATCTATACTTCTTCTTGGTTAAATTCTTCTGAGGAAAAGATAATTAAGGATGGTGGATTTAAGGTTTCAAGAGAAATGAAGCTAATTTCTTTTTACAAAATGAGCATTATTAAAGGCATTTCTTTAAGAGTTTTTCAACTTTTACTGGGAAGATTTGAGTTTATAAACAAGCTGGTGAAAAAATTCTTGAGAGGCATATTAATTACGAAGCAAAAATCTTCAGGAATAAGATTTTTTAGGACTATAAAAGTAGTAAATGAAAAAATTGAAATGGAAGATCTAATTCTTTCGTCAGAAAACATAAATAAAGTATTTTGTGTGGTGGAGAACTCTTATATTTTCATACCGTCTTCTCGATATTTTGAGATAGGAGATTTGAATAAGTATTTTCATGAAATTGAAGTAGGTTCTAAGAAAGTGATAATTAGGAGGGTATTTGATGAGGAGGGGAATGAGGAATTTGATTATAAATCTGATTAAGTTAGGATTAACTTTTCTTGTTTTCTTAGTAATCTTTAAAAGAGTTTCCTTTCCTTCCTTGATAGAGATTTTACAAGGAGTTAAGTTTATCTATTTTATTCCTACTTTTTTGTTAAGCTTGGCTTTTACGATTTTGAAAATTTATAAGTGGCATTTATTACTAAAAATCTCTTGAGGATGTAAGTTTTTCTAAATCCGTGGATAGCTATCTCATTGGTATGACTCTTGGGATTGTTACTACTGGGAGGATTGGAGAGATTGGTAGAGTGAGTAATGTAAGTAAAAAGTTAGAAGGTATAAGTATTGCTCTTTGGGATAAAATTTTTGATCTTTATGTAGTATTGCTTCTTGCTTTACCAGGGATTTATTATTTTAAAGGGTTGTTTCTGAGTATTTTATATGTTCTCTTTTTGATAGTAATCTTCTTTCTTCTAATAAAGCCTGAATATCTTGAATCTTTAAAGAGGTTTCCTATCTTAAGAAGTTATCCTCAACTTGTTAATGGTTTAAAGGCTATTGAGAGAAAAATCTTTATAGTTAATCTTCTTATTACTTTTGTGGCTTATTTTCTTGTTGTTTTTGAGGGATATTTTTTAGGTAAGGCTTTTGATATTGATAATTTCTTTGCTTTTCTTTACGGATATCCTCTTGTGATGCTTGTAAATTTAGTTCCTATGACCATTGCAGGGCTTGGATTAAGAGAGGGCACTGCTATCTTACTTTTGAATAAATTTTCTATTCCTTCTAATGTGGCGTTTAATGTTTCCTTTTTGATATTTCTTCTAAATACTGCCTTGCCTGCTATTTGGGGAATTTTTGCCATGTACCTAGAGGAAATTAAAAAGAGTATTTATAAAACTGATGTATGGGCTTACTTGATTACTCTTTTTGGGGGATTTTTGAGATTCTATAAAATTGGAGTTATGGATAGACATTATCTTGAATAGAGCCCTCACAGGTATTCATCCACCTTTGTATTTCATTGTTATGCATTTTTGGATAAAGATTTTTGGGGGTTCAGAGGTTGCTTATTAGGTCTATCTCAGCTTTTTTGGAATTTCGTGTATCTTTATGATATATAAACTTGCTTCGAAGCTTTTTGATAAAGCTACAGGGCTTATTTCTAGTATCCTTTTTGCTCTTTCTCCTTTTCATATATATTTTGCTCAAGAAGCAAGAATGTATCCTATGGTGATTTTTCTTGTACTTTTTTCTCTCTATTATCTTGTTAAAGGAATAGATAAAACTAAGAATCTTTTCTTTATAACTATCGCTAACGTCCTTATGCTTTATACCCATATTTTCTCAGCTTTTGTAGTACTTGTTGAAAATCTCTATGTTATTACTACAAGCTTTAAAAATAAAAAACTTTTAAAGAGATGGGTTATTGCTCAATTTATAATTTTGATTTTTATCTCTCCATGGTTATATGTGATTATTCAAAGCAGGACTCCAGAAGTTTATCAGGGTGCCCAAAAAGTTTCTTTGATTAGTCTTGCCTATACCTTTTTAGAAGTAAACCTTGGAGCTGGAAGATCAGTTTTTAGGAATAAAGCTCTTATTGCAATTGTATTCATTTTTCTTTCTATT from Dictyoglomus turgidum DSM 6724 includes:
- a CDS encoding glycosyltransferase family 2 protein, with protein sequence MKSLDVSLVIPVKDEEVTLEALYERITEVLEGLNLTFEIIFIDDGSTDQSFDIMKKLSQRDSRVKVVKFRKNFGKAAALSCGFEKARENIVITMDADFQDDPKEIPKFIDLINNGYDVVSGWKKIEKIL
- a CDS encoding iron-sulfur cluster assembly scaffold protein produces the protein MLRYTDIVLEHFKNPRNVGVIEDPDGYAIEGSPACGDQIVVYIKVDPNTKVITDIKFQSFGCASNIATGSMMTEMVKGKTIEEALKLTWKDVVDALGGLPPVKLHCSVLAIDGLKAAIRNYLGEKTEGKLSKEEVVNVLSNVLYPSLAVDIVTLKLLNFLKITEKGKVIIELLLGEEDPFKEHIKEEIVEKLSKINGVKEVEVNFVK
- a CDS encoding UDP-glucose dehydrogenase family protein, whose amino-acid sequence is MKKIGIIGIGYIGLVIVLGLVDFGNQVICLDIDDEKIEQLRKGISPIKEKDIDELLRRNIEKNRIKFTKDIQELISNSEIIFICVNTPPKEDGSVDLSQVISVSESLAKNLKDKKIIAIKSTIPIGTLEKINQIFENYGKKKNQDFEIAFIPEFLREGNAVYDFYNPSRIVIGAENPETIEELKKLFSPLNAPFIITSPNAAILIKYASNAFLAMRISFINEIANIAERFGIDIQEVIEGMKYDKRIGKDYLQPGIGFGGPCLGKDLMGLIKMAEKQGYQPNLLISILEKNEHQIRQIIYKIKSFLGEFLDGQIIRVLGLTFKPDTNDVRNSLALRITKVLKNDGAKIKASDPLGMEEAKKEINDVEYCDNPYDVAQDSNCLVILTGWKEFKELDFLKIKRVMKAPIIIDGVNLLDPQIIKNMGFIYKGVGRQ
- the nifS gene encoding cysteine desulfurase NifS, which encodes MKREVYLDYAATTPLRKEVYEAMKPFLKEKFGNPSSIHHFGRETRTAIEEAREKIAKAIGAKSDEIIFTSGGTESNNMAIKGVAFALSTKGKHIITSKVEHHAVLEPCHFLEKLGFEITYLPVDREGFVDPDDLKKALRKDTILISIMHANNEIGTIEPIQELSKIAKEYDIYFHTDAVQTVGHIPVNVDELGVDLLSISAHKFYGPKGVGALYIRKGTKIHPLIHGGSQENNKRAGTENVAGIIGMGKAIELAILEMDKEIERLTELRDYFIREVEKRISDVYLNGPRSNRLPNNINFSFAYVEGESILLHLDLEGVEVSTGSACSSSSLEPSHVLSAINVPIELAHGSIRFTLGLYTTKEDLNYTLDVLERIIEKLRTISPYKQEWKINKKS